The proteins below are encoded in one region of Meriones unguiculatus strain TT.TT164.6M chromosome 18, Bangor_MerUng_6.1, whole genome shotgun sequence:
- the Ttbk2 gene encoding tau-tubulin kinase 2 isoform X1: MSGGGEQPDILSVGILVKERWKVLRKIGGGGFGEIYDALDMLTRENVALKVESAQQPKQVLKMEVAVLKKLQGKDHVCRFIGCGRNDRFNYVVMQLQGRNLADLRRSQSRGTFTISTTLRLGRQILESIESIHSVGFLHRDIKPSNFAMGRFPSTCRKCFMLDFGLARQFTNSCGDVRPPRAVAGFRGTVRYASINAHRNREMGRHDDLWSLFYMLVEFVVGQLPWRKIKDKEQVGSIKERYDHRLMLKHLPPEFSTFLDHISSLDYFTKPDYQLLTSVFDNSIEAFGVIESDPFDWEKSGTDGSLTTTTTATPQLHTRLTPAAIGIANATPIPGDLLRENTDEVFPDEQLSDGENGIPVGVSPDKLPGSLGHPRPQEKDVWEEMDINKNKIKLGICKAATEEENSHGQINGILNAPSLGSPIRVRSEITQPDRDVPLVRKLRSIHSFELEKRLTLEPKPDTDKFLETCMEKMQKDSSAGKESVLPALPHKPCVPVVPRTDHIWHYDEEYLPDASKPASANTPEQADGGGSNGFIAVNLSSCKQEVDSKEWVIVDKEQDLQDFRTNEALGHKTTGSPSDEEPEVLQVLEGPPQDEKLQVGPWPDNHHLKKESSGAVLALSAECPATAASELYTDRLDLQAGAASQFIAVTPTSPMEAQAEGPLTAITIPRPSVASTQSTSGSFHYGPQPEKKDLQPLEPTVELYSPRENFSGLVVTEGELPSGGSRIDLGLQIDHIGHDMSPNMRDGDTSQDLGLKDLPDHNRLVVKEFENLPGETEEKSNLLGSENEDEKLSKGQHCVEISLPGDLVSADRDHSTTTEPLDVSKIQNFSVVPNQEKNHEIMKLLAVGTSEISPQVIDPHPEGQIGQVAAMQKNKLFKDEDIKCEDLPGHQGDLSTFLHQEGKREKVIPRNGELYHCISQNEHGPPTRKDMFRSSFVTRHSRIPVLAQEIDSTFEPSSAVSAKEKLLQKKAYQPELVKLLAERRQLQSFLGDLPSASDMLREEKLAAVPFPEDEVFTPFSRLAVDSHLSRSAEDSFLSPIISHSRKSKIPRPVSWVSADQVNSSAPPQFLPRPPPGKPPIRPGVEARLRRYKVLGSSNSDSDLFSRLAQILQNGAQKSRSTTQCKSPGSPHNPKTPPKSPVVPRRSPSASPRSSSLPRTSSSSPSRAGRPHHEQRSSSPHLGRSKSPPSHSGSSSSRRSCQQEHCRPSKNSPKGSGSLHHHSASSKTPPGKSKPASKLSR; the protein is encoded by the exons GGTCGGAATCTGGCAGATCTTCGACGTAGCCAGTCCCGGGGCACATTCACCATTAGCACTACTCTTCGTCTTGGGAGACAGATTCTGGAGTCTATTGAGAGCATACATTCTGTGGGATTTCTTCACAGAGACATCAAACCG TCAAATTTCGCCATGGGACGCTTTCCTAGTACATGTAGGAAATGTTTCATGCTTGATTTTGGCTTGGCCCGACAATTTACCAATTCCTGTGGTGACGTCAGACCA CCTCGTGCTGTGGCAGGCTTTCGAGGGACAGTTCGTTATGCATCAATCAATGCTCATCGGAACAGG gaaatgggAAGACATGATGACCTTTGGTCTTTATTTTACATGTTGGTCGAGTTTGTGGTTGGTCAACTGCCTTGGAGGAAAATAAAGGACAAG GAGCAAGTAGGCTCCATTAAGGAAAGGTATGACCACAGGCTCATGTTAAAACACCTCCCTCCAGAATTCAGCACCTTTCTTGACCATATTTCCTCTTTGGATTATTTTACAAAGCCAGACTACCAG CTTCTTACATCCGTGTTTGACAATAGCATCGAGGCCTTTGGAGTAATTGAGAGTGACCCTTTTGACTGGGAGAAGAGTGGAACTGATGGCTCCCTAAcgaccaccaccactgccaccccTCAGCTGCATACCCGCCTGACCCCCGCTGCTATTGG AATTGCAAATGCCACCCCCATCCCAGGAGACTTACTTCGAGAAAATACAGATGAAGTGTTTCCAGATGAACAGCTTAGTGATGGGGAGAATGGCATCCCTGTTGGTGTATCACCAGATAAATTGCCTGGATCTCTGGGGCACCCTCGCCCACAGGAAAAGGATGTCTGGGAAGAGATGGATATCAACAAGAACAAGATAAAGCTTGGAATTTGTAAA gctgCTACTGAAGAAGAAAATAGCCATGGTCAAATAAATGGTATTCTCAATGCTCCAAGCCTTGGTTCACCTATTCGTGTGCGATCAGAGATTACTCAGCCAGACAGGGATGTTCCGCTAGTGAGGAAGCTACGTTCCATTCACAGCTTTGAGCTGGAAAAGCGTCTGACACTGGAGCCAAAGCCAGACACTGACAAGTTCCTTGAGACCTG CATGGAAAAAATGCAGAAAGATTCCAGTGCAGGAAAGGAATCTGTTCTCCCTGCTCTGCCTCATAAGCCTTGTGTTCCTGTTGTGCCCCGCACTGACCACATCTGGCACTACGATGAAGAATACCTTCCTGATGCCTCCAAGCCTGCCTCTGCCAACACCCCAGAGCAGGCAGATGGTGGCGGCAGCAATGGATTTATAGCTGTTAACTTAAGCTCTTGCAAACAAGAGGTTGATTCCAAAGAATGGGTGATTGTGGACAAGGAGCAAGACCTTCAGGATTTTAGGACAAATGAGGCATTAGGCCATAAAACAACTGGAAGCCCTTCAGACGAGGAGCCGGAAGTGCTCCAGGTCCTTGAGGGGCCACCTCAAGATGAAAAGCTCCAAGTAGGTCCTTGGCCCGACAACCACCACCTGAAGAAGGAAAGCTCAGGGGCGGTCTTAGCACTTTCTGCTGAGTGCCCTGCTACTGCTGCTTCAGAACTCTACACAGATCGGCTAGACCTCCAGGCCGGAGCTGCAAGCCAGTTCATCGCAGTGACTCCCACAAGTCCAATGGAGGCACAAGCAGAAGGGCCCCTGACTGCG ATTACAATTCCTAGACCTTCTGTGGCATCAACACAGTCAACTTCAGGAAGTTTTCACTATGGCCCACAACCAGAGAAAAAAGATCTTCAGCCCTTGGAGCCCACTGTGGAACTTTACTCTCCAAGGGAAAACTTCTCGGGCTTGGTTGTAACAGAGGGTGAGCTTCCTAGTGGAGGAAGCAGAATAGATTTAGGACTTCAGATAGATCACATTGGTCATGACATGTCACCCAATATGAGAGATGGTGACACATCTCAAGACTTGGGACTAAAAGACCTTCCTGACCATAATAGATTAGTTGTGAAAGAATTTGAAAATCTCCCTggggaaacagaagagaaaagcaatCTTCTGGGCTCAGAAAATGAAGATGAAAAgttaagcaaaggacagcatTGTGTTGAAATTTCTCTCCCAGGAGATTTAGTAAGTGCAGATAGGGATCACTCAACTACCACAGAACCTCTTGATGTGTCAAAGATACAGAATTTTAGTGTGGTGCCAAATCAGGAAAAAAACCATGAGATAATGAAGCTTTTGGCAGTTGGAACTTCAGAAATTTCTCCACAAGTCATTGACCCACATCCTGAAGGGCAGATAGGCCAGGTGGCAGCAATGCAAAAAAATAAGCTATTTAAGGATGAAGACATTAAGTGTGAAGACTTGCCAGGGCATCAGGGAGACCTCTCTACTTTTTTGCACCaagagggtaagagagagaaagttaTCCCTAGAAATGGAGAGCTGTATCATTGTATCTCACAGAACGAGCATGGTCCTCCCACCCGAAAGGACATGTTTCGCTCATCCTTTGTAACCAGGCACAGCCGCATCCCTGTTTTAGCACAAGAAATAGACTCAACTTTTGAACCATCCTCTGCAGTCTCTGCAAAAGAAAAGCTTCTACAGAAGAAAGCCTATCAGCCAGAGCTAGTCAAACTTCTGGCAGAAAGAAGGCAGTTACAGTCTTTCCTGGGGGACCTCCCAAGTGCCTCTGATATGCTGAGAGAGGAGAAACTAGCTGCTGTTCCCTTTCCTGAGGACGAAGTCTTCACTCCcttttcaagactggctgtagATTCCCACCTGAGTAGGTCAGCTGAAGACAGCTTTCTGTCACCCATCATCTCCCACTCTAGAAAGAGCAAGATTCCAAGGCCGGTATCCTGGGTCAGTGCAGATCAGGTGAACAGCTCAGCTCCACCTCAGTTCTTACCTCGGCCACCGCCAGGAAAGCCACCCATCAGGCCTGGGGTAGAAGCCAG GCTACGCAGATATAAAGTTCTAGGGAGTAGTAACTCTGACTCAGACCTTTTCTCTCGCCTGGCCCAAATTCTTCAAAATGGAGCTCAGAAATCCCGGAGTACTACTCAATGCAAGAGCCCAGGATCTCCTCACAATCCAAAAACACCACCCAAGAGTCCAGTTGTACCTCGAAGGAGTCCCAGTGCCTCTCCTCGAAGCTCATCCTTGCCTCGAACATCTAGTTCCTCACCATCTAGGGCTGGACGGCCCCACCATGAGCAGAGGAGTTCTTCCCCACATCTGGGGAGAAGCAAGTCACCCCCCAGCCACTCAGGATCATCGTCCTCCAGGAGGTCCTGCCAACAGGAGCATTGCAGACCCAGCAAGAACAGCCCCAAAGGATCTGGCAGCCTCCACCACCATTCAGCCAGCTCAAAAACTCCCCCAGGGAAGAGTAAGCCAGCCAGTAAGCTCAGCAGATAG
- the Ttbk2 gene encoding tau-tubulin kinase 2 isoform X2: MEVAVLKKLQGKDHVCRFIGCGRNDRFNYVVMQLQGRNLADLRRSQSRGTFTISTTLRLGRQILESIESIHSVGFLHRDIKPSNFAMGRFPSTCRKCFMLDFGLARQFTNSCGDVRPPRAVAGFRGTVRYASINAHRNREMGRHDDLWSLFYMLVEFVVGQLPWRKIKDKEQVGSIKERYDHRLMLKHLPPEFSTFLDHISSLDYFTKPDYQLLTSVFDNSIEAFGVIESDPFDWEKSGTDGSLTTTTTATPQLHTRLTPAAIGIANATPIPGDLLRENTDEVFPDEQLSDGENGIPVGVSPDKLPGSLGHPRPQEKDVWEEMDINKNKIKLGICKAATEEENSHGQINGILNAPSLGSPIRVRSEITQPDRDVPLVRKLRSIHSFELEKRLTLEPKPDTDKFLETCMEKMQKDSSAGKESVLPALPHKPCVPVVPRTDHIWHYDEEYLPDASKPASANTPEQADGGGSNGFIAVNLSSCKQEVDSKEWVIVDKEQDLQDFRTNEALGHKTTGSPSDEEPEVLQVLEGPPQDEKLQVGPWPDNHHLKKESSGAVLALSAECPATAASELYTDRLDLQAGAASQFIAVTPTSPMEAQAEGPLTAITIPRPSVASTQSTSGSFHYGPQPEKKDLQPLEPTVELYSPRENFSGLVVTEGELPSGGSRIDLGLQIDHIGHDMSPNMRDGDTSQDLGLKDLPDHNRLVVKEFENLPGETEEKSNLLGSENEDEKLSKGQHCVEISLPGDLVSADRDHSTTTEPLDVSKIQNFSVVPNQEKNHEIMKLLAVGTSEISPQVIDPHPEGQIGQVAAMQKNKLFKDEDIKCEDLPGHQGDLSTFLHQEGKREKVIPRNGELYHCISQNEHGPPTRKDMFRSSFVTRHSRIPVLAQEIDSTFEPSSAVSAKEKLLQKKAYQPELVKLLAERRQLQSFLGDLPSASDMLREEKLAAVPFPEDEVFTPFSRLAVDSHLSRSAEDSFLSPIISHSRKSKIPRPVSWVSADQVNSSAPPQFLPRPPPGKPPIRPGVEARLRRYKVLGSSNSDSDLFSRLAQILQNGAQKSRSTTQCKSPGSPHNPKTPPKSPVVPRRSPSASPRSSSLPRTSSSSPSRAGRPHHEQRSSSPHLGRSKSPPSHSGSSSSRRSCQQEHCRPSKNSPKGSGSLHHHSASSKTPPGKSKPASKLSR, encoded by the exons GGTCGGAATCTGGCAGATCTTCGACGTAGCCAGTCCCGGGGCACATTCACCATTAGCACTACTCTTCGTCTTGGGAGACAGATTCTGGAGTCTATTGAGAGCATACATTCTGTGGGATTTCTTCACAGAGACATCAAACCG TCAAATTTCGCCATGGGACGCTTTCCTAGTACATGTAGGAAATGTTTCATGCTTGATTTTGGCTTGGCCCGACAATTTACCAATTCCTGTGGTGACGTCAGACCA CCTCGTGCTGTGGCAGGCTTTCGAGGGACAGTTCGTTATGCATCAATCAATGCTCATCGGAACAGG gaaatgggAAGACATGATGACCTTTGGTCTTTATTTTACATGTTGGTCGAGTTTGTGGTTGGTCAACTGCCTTGGAGGAAAATAAAGGACAAG GAGCAAGTAGGCTCCATTAAGGAAAGGTATGACCACAGGCTCATGTTAAAACACCTCCCTCCAGAATTCAGCACCTTTCTTGACCATATTTCCTCTTTGGATTATTTTACAAAGCCAGACTACCAG CTTCTTACATCCGTGTTTGACAATAGCATCGAGGCCTTTGGAGTAATTGAGAGTGACCCTTTTGACTGGGAGAAGAGTGGAACTGATGGCTCCCTAAcgaccaccaccactgccaccccTCAGCTGCATACCCGCCTGACCCCCGCTGCTATTGG AATTGCAAATGCCACCCCCATCCCAGGAGACTTACTTCGAGAAAATACAGATGAAGTGTTTCCAGATGAACAGCTTAGTGATGGGGAGAATGGCATCCCTGTTGGTGTATCACCAGATAAATTGCCTGGATCTCTGGGGCACCCTCGCCCACAGGAAAAGGATGTCTGGGAAGAGATGGATATCAACAAGAACAAGATAAAGCTTGGAATTTGTAAA gctgCTACTGAAGAAGAAAATAGCCATGGTCAAATAAATGGTATTCTCAATGCTCCAAGCCTTGGTTCACCTATTCGTGTGCGATCAGAGATTACTCAGCCAGACAGGGATGTTCCGCTAGTGAGGAAGCTACGTTCCATTCACAGCTTTGAGCTGGAAAAGCGTCTGACACTGGAGCCAAAGCCAGACACTGACAAGTTCCTTGAGACCTG CATGGAAAAAATGCAGAAAGATTCCAGTGCAGGAAAGGAATCTGTTCTCCCTGCTCTGCCTCATAAGCCTTGTGTTCCTGTTGTGCCCCGCACTGACCACATCTGGCACTACGATGAAGAATACCTTCCTGATGCCTCCAAGCCTGCCTCTGCCAACACCCCAGAGCAGGCAGATGGTGGCGGCAGCAATGGATTTATAGCTGTTAACTTAAGCTCTTGCAAACAAGAGGTTGATTCCAAAGAATGGGTGATTGTGGACAAGGAGCAAGACCTTCAGGATTTTAGGACAAATGAGGCATTAGGCCATAAAACAACTGGAAGCCCTTCAGACGAGGAGCCGGAAGTGCTCCAGGTCCTTGAGGGGCCACCTCAAGATGAAAAGCTCCAAGTAGGTCCTTGGCCCGACAACCACCACCTGAAGAAGGAAAGCTCAGGGGCGGTCTTAGCACTTTCTGCTGAGTGCCCTGCTACTGCTGCTTCAGAACTCTACACAGATCGGCTAGACCTCCAGGCCGGAGCTGCAAGCCAGTTCATCGCAGTGACTCCCACAAGTCCAATGGAGGCACAAGCAGAAGGGCCCCTGACTGCG ATTACAATTCCTAGACCTTCTGTGGCATCAACACAGTCAACTTCAGGAAGTTTTCACTATGGCCCACAACCAGAGAAAAAAGATCTTCAGCCCTTGGAGCCCACTGTGGAACTTTACTCTCCAAGGGAAAACTTCTCGGGCTTGGTTGTAACAGAGGGTGAGCTTCCTAGTGGAGGAAGCAGAATAGATTTAGGACTTCAGATAGATCACATTGGTCATGACATGTCACCCAATATGAGAGATGGTGACACATCTCAAGACTTGGGACTAAAAGACCTTCCTGACCATAATAGATTAGTTGTGAAAGAATTTGAAAATCTCCCTggggaaacagaagagaaaagcaatCTTCTGGGCTCAGAAAATGAAGATGAAAAgttaagcaaaggacagcatTGTGTTGAAATTTCTCTCCCAGGAGATTTAGTAAGTGCAGATAGGGATCACTCAACTACCACAGAACCTCTTGATGTGTCAAAGATACAGAATTTTAGTGTGGTGCCAAATCAGGAAAAAAACCATGAGATAATGAAGCTTTTGGCAGTTGGAACTTCAGAAATTTCTCCACAAGTCATTGACCCACATCCTGAAGGGCAGATAGGCCAGGTGGCAGCAATGCAAAAAAATAAGCTATTTAAGGATGAAGACATTAAGTGTGAAGACTTGCCAGGGCATCAGGGAGACCTCTCTACTTTTTTGCACCaagagggtaagagagagaaagttaTCCCTAGAAATGGAGAGCTGTATCATTGTATCTCACAGAACGAGCATGGTCCTCCCACCCGAAAGGACATGTTTCGCTCATCCTTTGTAACCAGGCACAGCCGCATCCCTGTTTTAGCACAAGAAATAGACTCAACTTTTGAACCATCCTCTGCAGTCTCTGCAAAAGAAAAGCTTCTACAGAAGAAAGCCTATCAGCCAGAGCTAGTCAAACTTCTGGCAGAAAGAAGGCAGTTACAGTCTTTCCTGGGGGACCTCCCAAGTGCCTCTGATATGCTGAGAGAGGAGAAACTAGCTGCTGTTCCCTTTCCTGAGGACGAAGTCTTCACTCCcttttcaagactggctgtagATTCCCACCTGAGTAGGTCAGCTGAAGACAGCTTTCTGTCACCCATCATCTCCCACTCTAGAAAGAGCAAGATTCCAAGGCCGGTATCCTGGGTCAGTGCAGATCAGGTGAACAGCTCAGCTCCACCTCAGTTCTTACCTCGGCCACCGCCAGGAAAGCCACCCATCAGGCCTGGGGTAGAAGCCAG GCTACGCAGATATAAAGTTCTAGGGAGTAGTAACTCTGACTCAGACCTTTTCTCTCGCCTGGCCCAAATTCTTCAAAATGGAGCTCAGAAATCCCGGAGTACTACTCAATGCAAGAGCCCAGGATCTCCTCACAATCCAAAAACACCACCCAAGAGTCCAGTTGTACCTCGAAGGAGTCCCAGTGCCTCTCCTCGAAGCTCATCCTTGCCTCGAACATCTAGTTCCTCACCATCTAGGGCTGGACGGCCCCACCATGAGCAGAGGAGTTCTTCCCCACATCTGGGGAGAAGCAAGTCACCCCCCAGCCACTCAGGATCATCGTCCTCCAGGAGGTCCTGCCAACAGGAGCATTGCAGACCCAGCAAGAACAGCCCCAAAGGATCTGGCAGCCTCCACCACCATTCAGCCAGCTCAAAAACTCCCCCAGGGAAGAGTAAGCCAGCCAGTAAGCTCAGCAGATAG